The following are encoded in a window of Colletotrichum lupini chromosome 3, complete sequence genomic DNA:
- a CDS encoding AflYd/sugR/sugar regulator, with product MDARFGEYDATYKEAAHPATNAEKDQSNARFSGTTHKVVNYQEQIRQNRPGLPLPARGPTQSPRSPSTPGVENESTAQKNPLEVYIEYLNKFRDHLTCVWPVVNVEFLKSRISGSLDDHDAWALAGAICATVIAQLRLSQLRLSKQHNLVSDDNSIAESFAHHAQLSHNLSNQHHQSTYYKEDTTDSLLTAFFLHIYFANTERIRLATVYLHEAIAQLHLQSLHRPEILVSLADEQRELLLRIFWLVFVTERTFCVQNCFPPCLKPIQTFPLSGFHIQGVGEVDASFQLLAQLFTLLDDNIVVAADRGGVTPGSSKADNLYSALSAMAKQDFSALAPNLPETQRVNVLMTGNWIHILWWQFALSHYQMSSRMDDAMLSMLKPAKVAHEAMRLLGSVSQQAIRTHGYGLELKVFRIADALIDILACNTWLSSSLQPGCNSMLLGARDVLHSLQKALLLIGGPESLFHKKLMLVMAESQLPVPNVKALTPGEEDECVEDL from the exons ATGGATGCTCGCTTCGGCGAGTACGATGCCACTTACAAGGAAGCAGCCCACCCTGCAACGAATGCCGAAAAAGATCAGTCGAATGCACGTTTCTCCGG TACCACTCACAAGGTGGTAAACTACCAGGAGCAGATTCGGCAGAATCGACCAGGTCTCCCTCTTCCGGCTCGTGGACCAACGCAAAGCCCCAGATCGCCGTCGACTCCCGGTGTGGAGAACGAGAGTACTGCCCAGAAGAACCCTTTGGAGGTTTACATCGAATACCTGAACAAGTTTCGAGATCATCTAACATGTGTTTGGCCCGTCGTCAACGTGGAATTCCTAAAGTCCCGGATCAGTGGTTCGCTGGATGATCACGATGCATGGGCATTAGCTGGAGCCATCTGTGCTACGGTAATTGCTCAGCTACGACTATCTCAATTGCGGCTTTCCAAGCAGCATAACTTGGTCTCAGATGACAACAGCATTGCGGAAAGCTTTGCACATCATGCTCAACTCTCGCATAATCTGAGCAATCAGCATCATCAAAGCACTTACTACAAGGAAGACACGACAGACTCTTTACTGACTGCGTTCTTTCTACACATCTACTTCGCCAATACAGAACGCATCAGGCTAGCCACGGTATACTTACATGAGGCAATTGCTCAATTGCATTTGCAAAGCCTACACCGTCCAGAGATCCTAGTCAGTCTCGCAGACGAACAAAGAGAATTGCTGTTGCGGATCTTCTGGTTGGTGTTTGTAACTGAGAG GACATTCTGCGTGCAGAACTGTTTCCCACCATGCCTCAAGCCAATCCAGACTTTCCCGCTCTCCGGATTTCACATCCAAGGAGTCGGCGAAGTGGACGCTTCCTTCCAACTCCTCGCTCAACTCTTCACCCTACTCGACGATAACATAGTCGTGGCGGCAGACAGAGGGGGCGTCACACCCGGCTCCAGTAAAGCCGACAATCTCTACAGCGCCCTCTCGGCCATGGCCAAGCAGGACTTCTCGGCCCTGGCCCCCAACCTCCCAGAGACCCAGCGAGTGAACGTGCTGATGACGGGGAACTGGATCCACATACTCTGGTGGCAGTTTGCTCTGAGCCACTACCAGATGTCTAGCCGCATGGATGATGCAATGCTCTCCATGCTGAAGCCTGCCAAGGTTGCCCACGAGGCCATGCGCCTGCTCGGGTCTGTCTCTCAGCAGGCCATTCGGACCCACGGATATGGCCTA GAGCTGAAAGTATTCCGTATTGCCGATGCTCTCATCGACATCCTAGCTTGCAACACGTGGTTGTCTAGCTCCCTACAGCCCGGATGCAATAGTATGCTTCTGGGGGCTAGAGATGTACTGCATTCTCTTCAGAAAGCACTTTTGCTCATTGGTGGACCGGAGTCTTTGTTTCATAAGAAGTTGATGCTGGTTATGGCCGAATCACAATTACCGGTGCCGAATGTCAAGGCTTTGACGCCGGGCGAGGAAGACGAATGCGTTGAGGATTTATAG
- a CDS encoding general alpha-glucoside permease, with translation MEPTLRPLTARLSETRVNHHLIATRKVASQTTDAGCTSDDVGASKMFLGKGGLMIFFTEISPDFTTTISIFPCHLTSCLESVLPMATTPANVETANALTDPSAAEKHGKHEPVLLDHVAHDAQAATEGQKNMSVMESFRAYPKSVAFSMVLSLCVVMEAYDTSLIGNFYGLPQFRRRFGVRLENGDYQLTSTWQSGLQNATQVGQMIGLFVGGIVAERYGYKKTFLGALVLNIVFIFLFFFAQNIGYLLAGGLLCGLPWGAFQALTTTYAADVTPMALRPIMTTYTNMCWVIGQFIGTGVLRGLLSRPDDWAWRIPYAIQWVFPLPIMVGVMLAPESPTWLVRKGRLTDARNALRRLASSSTTDAELDVSISMIAHTNEMERLNSEGTSYIDCFRGTNLRRTMIACFVWVGQVACGVWFGSNVIYFLQQAGFDSDNSFSFGLGTNAMAIVGTFLSWFLLPHVGLTVGGMGIPVPRPDLGWASGALLMVFVITYDMTVGPTCYCLVAEIPSTRLRIKTVAIARNAYLLASIGANFLNPPIINPSAWNLRGKGGFIWEGICFCELVWAYFCLPEPKGRSPAELEMLFENRVSARQFAQAKVEVFADNVERDEKHDGPMAVNVEGRIMSSTEPRKYTNTFLNILPMRPLVTIDGDRRCR, from the exons ATGGAACCAACACTACGGCCCTTGACGGCTAGGTTGTCCGAGACCCGAGTCAACCACCACCTGATTGCCACGAGAAAAGTTGCAAGTCA AACCACCGATGCGGGTTGCACGTCGGACGATGTTGGCGCAAGCAAAATGTTTCTGGGAAAAGGCGGGTTGATGATTTTCTTCACCGAG ATTTCCCCGGACTTTACTACAACCATCTCCATCTTTCCCTGTCATCTTACCAGCTGTCTAGAGTCTGTGCTACCAATGGCGACCACCCCGGCCAATGTCGAGACTGCAAATGCACTCACAGATCCGAGTGCGGCAGAAAAGCACGGCAAACATGAGCCGGTACTTCTGGATCATGTAGCCCACGATGCTCAAGCGGCGACGGAGGGCCAAAAGAACATGTCGGTCATGGAGTCCTTCCGGGCGTATCCCAAGTCTGTGGCATTCTCAATGGTCCTTTCTCTCTGCGTTGTCATGGAGGCATACGACACCTCCCTAATTGGCAACTTCTACGGCTTGCCGCAGTTCCGTCGAAGATTCGGAGTGCGGTTGGAGAACGGCGACTATCAACTTACATCAACATGGCAGTCGGGCTTGCAAAACGCTACTCAAGTTGGTCAAATGATTGGGCTCTTCGTCGGTGGCATCGTCGCGGAACGCTACGGATACAAGAAGACTTTCCTCGGTGCCCTAGTACTTAACATCGTCTtcatcttcctcttcttctttgcgCAGAATATCGGCTACCTTCTCGCAGGAGGTCTGCTTTGTGGCCTCCCCTGGGGTGCCTTCCAAGCTTTGACGACAACCTACGCCGCCGATGTCACGCCCATGGCCCTTCGACCGATCATGACGACTTATACAAACATGTGCTGGGTCATTGGGCAATTCATCGGTACTGGTGTCCTGCGAGGACTCCTTTCTCGCCCCGACGACTGGGCTTGGCGTATTCCCTACGCCATCCAATGGGTGTTCCCCTTGCCCATCATGGTTGGCGTTATGCTCGCACCCGAGAGCCCGACTTGGCTGGTTCGTAAAGGCCGTCTGACCGACGCTCGCAATGCTCTGCGGCGACTAGCGAGTTCCTCGACAACAGATGCTGAACTCGACGTCAGCATCTCCATGATCGCGCATACAAACGAGATGGAGAGACTGAACTCGGAGGGAACCTCATACATCGACTGCTTTCGCGGCACCAACCTTCGCAGAACAATGATTGCCTGCTTCGTGTGGGTGGGACAAGTTGCTTGTGGCGTTTGGTTTGGCAGCAACGTCATCTACTTCCTTCAACAAGCTGGCTTTGACTCGGACAACTCATTCAGCTTTGGTCTCGGAACTAATGCCATGGCTATCGTCGGCACCTTTCTCTCTTGGTTCCTTCTCCCCCATGTCGGAC TGACCGTCGGCGGTATGGGCATTCCGGTTCCCCGTCCGGATCTAGGCTGGGCATCGGGAGCCTTGTTGATGGTCTTCGTCATCACATACGACATGACCGTGGGACCAACTTGCTACTGTTTAGTCGCAGAAATTCCTTCCACCCGACTCCGAATCAAGACAGTTGCTATTGCCCGCAATGCCTATCTACTGGCTAGCATCGGCGCCAACTTCTTGAACCCGCCTATCATCAACCCCAGCGCCTGGAACTTGAGAGGAAAGGGAGGATTCATCTGGGAAGGAATTTGCTTCTGCGAACTGGTTTGGGCGTACTTCTGTCTTCCCGAACCGAAGGGACGCTCCCCAGCTGAGCTTGAGATGCTGTTCGAGAACCGCGTGAGTGCACGCCAGTTTGCACAGGCTAAGGTGGAAGTATTTGCAGACAATGTGGAGAGAGATGAAAAGCACGATGGACCGATGGCGGTCAACGTTGAGGGTCG CATCATGAGCTCGACCGAACCGAGAAagtatacgaataccttctTAAACATTCTGCCAATGAGACCTTTGG TCACTATTGATGGTGATCGGAGGTGTAGATAG
- a CDS encoding aldo/keto reductase, which translates to MVKTLPFGGIRVPVPGFGAMGITSAMGTRLSAEQAEPVLLKAIELGCTFWDTAVAYDAGLNEKILGDFIRKHNVRDKVFETPLSESIAALDEIRKEGKTKYIGLSECSAKALREANSIAKVDAVQAEYSAFETLHEESGLIQTAKELDVAFVAFSPLGHGWLVDNFDYQSPDDFAPDDFRRTVPKFQGESFYKNKAIVDEMKKIATEKGCSLAQLALAWVAAQGLITIPGTTKPKRLEENRASRDVELSESEVLAIRKLVEANKPEGKRFSAMHEAAVGH; encoded by the exons ATGGTCAAGACTCTCCCCTTTGGCGGCATCCGCGTCCCAGTACCGGGGTTCGGTGCAATGGGCATAACGTCGGCCATGGGCACTAGGCTCTCGGCTGAGCAGGCGGAGCCTGTGCTTCTAAAAGCAATCGAGCTGGGCTGTACCTTTTGGGACACTGCT GTTGCGTACGACGCAGGTCTTAACGAGAAGATCCTCGGGGATTTCATCCGCAAGCACAACGTCCGGGATAAGGTTTTTG AGACACCTCTGTCGGAGTCCATCGCTGCTCTTGACGAGATTCGGAAGGAGGGGAAGACCAAGTACATTGGCCTGTCAGAGTGCTCTGCCAAAGCCCTGCGCGAGGCTAACTCGA TCGCAAAGGTCGATGCGGTCCAAGCGGAGTATTCTGCCTTTGAGACCCTCCATGAGGAGAGCGGCCTAATTCAAACGGCCAAGGAATTGGATGTTGCCTTTGTAGCGTTCAGCCCGTTGGGCCACGGCTGGTTGGTCGACAACTTCGACTATCAGAGCCCCGACGACTTCGCGCCCGATGACTTCCGTCGAACTG TCCCCAAGTTCCAGGGAGAGAGCTTTTACAAGAACAAGGCCATCGTGGACGAGATGAAGAAGATCGCTACCGAAAAGGGCTGCTCTCTTGCTCAGCTTGCCCTGGCCTGGGTGGCTGCCCAAGGTCTCATCACCATCCCGGGTACTACCAAGCCGAAGAGGCTGGAGGAGAACCGGGCCTCCCGGGATGTGGAGTTGTCGGAGAGCGAGGTTCTTGCCATCAGGAAGCTGGTGGAAGCCAACAAGCCTGAGGGCAAGAGATTCTCAGCAATGCATGAGGCCGCAGTCGGCCACTAG
- a CDS encoding surfeit locus protein 6, which yields MAESTLQDRLREHSKAFDGLLSLIPAKMYYGEDNSEQWKRTKQTKAEAKAAKTAKLDPDSELNRNAKEVMDERAARNKRKLEAMQEEEDKEDDEPIPGVQRELPGQGLRMNKDYNKKQKTADLPIDTIDDANPAEMSQSQLMRMAKKEAKLEKRATKKAKKAEKKAAKLEAAGGDAAIADADAEVPEVKESSKPAATKAAKSPAAAKKESNKKQQKKAESKDAKPVSNDHDRDAGKDEDEEYETVDESDDEAEPATKSKSKSADLNPLDLSGLAQQQKATESSGASTPASPTFDTAAAATASTTTSTSSTVPPSEKPKHIKLPADTSALRARLAARIEALRAARKADGPDGKPIRTRQELIEARRFKQAQRKEHKKELRTKAKLEEEARREETLASNSPSVMSPRVGLGGDDGDEPANFAFGRVAFDDGTKLSHDLSHALNTHKKRGPSDPKTALIKIQNQKKRLAALDKEKQADIAEKEQWLVARKRAEGERVRDDEQALKRAVKRKEQTKKKSEKAWKERSDGVAKSIREKQKKREDNLKKRKDDKLAHKLGRKSGKKVGGGGAKKTKARPGFEGSFGGGKKKK from the exons ATGGCGGAATCTACTTTGCAG GATCGCCTGCGCGAGCACTCAAAGGCCTTTGATGGTCTCTTGTCCCTCATTCCGGCAAAGATGTACTATGGAGAAGACAACTCT GAACAATGGAAGCGGACGAAGCAGACGAAAGCCGAAGCCAAAGCCGCAAAGACGGCCAAGTTGGACCCCGACAGCGAGCTGAACCGCAACGCAAAGGAAGTCATGGACGAGCGGGCGGCGCGCAACAAGCGCAAGCTGGAGGCGAtgcaggaggaagaggacaaGGAGGACGACGAGCCCATCCCGGGCGTGCAGAGGGAGCTGCCCGGTCAGGGCCTGCGGATGAACAAGGACTATAACAAGAAGCAGAAGACGGCCGACCTCCCGATCGACACGATTGATGACGCCAACCCTGCCGAGATGTCGCAGAGCCAGCTCATGAGGATGGCGAAGAAGGAAGCCAAACTGGAGAAGCGCGCGACCAAGAAGGCGAAGAAGGCTGAGAAGAAGGCTGCTAAGCTGGAGGCTGCTGGTGGTGACGCCGCCATTGCCGATGCTGACGCTGAGGTGCCCGAGGTCAAGGAGTCCAGCAAGCCCGCCGCCACCAAGGCTGCAAAGTCCCCGGCGGCTGCCAAGAAGGAATCCAACAAGAAGCAACAGAAGAAGGCCGAGTCCAAGGATGCCAAGCCCGTCAGCAACGACCACGATAGGGACGCGGGTAAGGATGAGGACGAGGAGTACGAGACCGTCGACGAGTCCGACGACGAGGCCGAACCCGCGACAAAGTCCAAGTCCAAATCCGCCGACCTCAACCCCCTCGACCTCTCCGGCCTCGCCCAACAACAAAAGGCCACAGAGTCCAGCGGCGCCTCGACACCGGCCTCGCCAACCTTTGACACCGcggccgccgccaccgcgAGCACGACAACCTCGACGAGCTCCACCGTCCCGCCCTCCGAGAAGCCAAAGCACATCAAACTCCCCGCCGACACCTCCGCCCTCCGCGCCCGCCTCGCAGCCCGCATAGAAGCCCTCCGCGCCGCCCGCAAAGCCGACGGCCCCGACGGAAAACCGATCCGCACGCGCCAGGAGCTCATCGAGGCGCGCCGCTTCAAGCAGGCCCAGCGCAAGGAGCACAAGAAGGAGCTCCGCACAAAGGCCAAGCTCGAGGAGGAAGCCCGGCGCGAGGAGACGCTCGCGTCAAACTCCCCCAGCGTCATGTCGCCTCGCGTCGGCCTCGGCggcgacgacggcgacgagCCCGCCAACTTCGCCTTCGGCCGCGTCGCCTTCGACGACGGGACGAAGCTCTCGCACGACCTGTCCCACGCGCTCAACACGCACAAGAAGCGCGGGCCCTCGGACCCCAAGACGGCGCTCATCAAGATCCAGAACCAGAAGAAGCGCCTCGCGGCCCTCGACAAGGAGAAGCAGGCCGACATTGCCGAAAAGGAGCAGTGGCTCGTCGCCCGGAAACGCGCCGAGGGCGAGCGCGTGCGGGACGACGAGCAGGCTCTCAAGAGGGCGGTCAAGCGCAAGGAGCAgaccaagaagaagagcgaAAAGGCGTGGAAGGAGCGCAGCGACGGGGTGGCCAAGTCGATTCGCGAGAAGCAGAAGAAGCGCGAGGATAACCTGAAGAAGCGCAAGGACGACAAGCTGGCGCACAAGCTCGGTCGCAAGAGCGGGAAGAAGGTTGGCGGCGGTGGGGCGAAGAAGACCAAGGCGCGTCCTGGGTTTGAGGGGAGCTTTGGCGGcggtaagaagaagaaataa
- a CDS encoding histone promoter control 2: MGEIPRPLLSFLSPRLGSCSPPRAAARTGLDEVPSTTCTPSHPRSAALPPCLPKSCYCIQKVVPAAARLPFPSPIPHPVSSAVTVLAGCSDFLASGWPLALLLALRDLVPGGVPSSCTLVCHSGVYFPLSAVGETCPWSNIPSLALAEEEETPSLSGESPKKPPTCVVALALSWCLPVCQPVSHITLPEVPCHTIPSSRSSIFSFCAWPTLEVYTSLCISGPAVSTFRTFLPGRPVLEAPSLLVILVFSPLPFPFLPPHSHYLLRTVVHSFHVVAIPISLLPLPFPSFPVVLFLMPFPSFNLGLTVNDRPPHPILSIPILFTIPPIIHSPAPSASCSSFLAVLAHPVHAIHVCSVPRFSRLAQQPNVGPKNNCCSPQKRSHPHLLFRPPIPLLLFPLRNYHDAANSTAESSNPSISTSITIVDILKITPFCSAHQAALFDGANCRQKTRLPIIEVIHEFPPLPTPHGHTAGDHCSIGAAVSCLSQPSPSTLHNSASGPNLLSANPELRNLNPHGIKHCLEHFSTSVPFFPVQVSVELTFEDLFSVWCYFGGGGEPAMRDSSSPALSSPPSGSISDPGSPLIGRPNNNDMDMDEIIVDPSQPRFGVAAGDQPPQPEVRLTAAGLPRKKPGRKPGSTVKPKNPDEPPKVRRPRKPRDPNAPPIQRKRKSAPAADADAGSDSKSLAAAAASSSTPPPSRQTKITDLVGISSSSRPGSAQPEHTAQKAPKREEMPRSMQSILNADPEPEPKPQNTVLPTRTSGQGYDPIRGSYDPVRGIFGSASSPRPATQTVNRPSASPSIASLVDPPTQSVTSPSAQNFRIASTAQSRTENASLPASPSYPARSIPQAISKPPAPEPKKALAPPPVPAIKADAKLKDAASTAGSVASKKHSPKQKPQKSGVSSPKLNALDDSRDLLGDRSILDFGRAETGKEYKAPDIVLDIPIKPGDTNIYINVMRMAEEKYGWDALHPRLAEKRDRKARIAAASAALEKTASGQESGDEMSEDSDKEASNVEMGGMTSGADLPEKPKKKKRNFKEDEYDKDDDFVDDSELLWEQQAAASRDGFFVYSGPLVPEVEKPADTRPDGLPKRGRGSRGGRIGGRGGTTRGEGGTGRGGGPGSRGGRGSRGGSLTRKPRITKSEKEQLEREKADRQRQAELSAKSTNGYSLQPQTPSFAAGMAGA; encoded by the exons ATGGGAGAAATTCCACGACCCCTTCTTTCCTTCCTTTCCCCACGGCTCGGCTCCTGCTCCCCTCCTCGCGCGGCTGCACGCACTGGACTGGATGAGGTACCATCGACCACCTGCACCCCCTCGCATCCCCGTAGCGCCGCGCTGCCTCCATGTCTTCCCAAATCATGTTACTGCATCCAAAAG GTTGTGCCTGCCGCGGCAAGACTTCCCTTCCCATCCCCTATCCCCCATCCCGTCTCATCGGCCGTGACGGTTCTTGCTGGCT GCTCCGACTTCCTCGCATCGGGTTGGCCGCTCGCCCTGCTTCTTGCCCTGCGTGATCTGGTTCCGGGCGGCGTACCTTCCTCTTGTACCCTGGTCTGCCATAGTGGTGTTTATTTTCCCTTGTCGGCTGTTGGCGAGACATGCCCGTGGTCCAACATCCCGTCCTTGGCCTTGGCTGAGGAAGAGGAGACACCATCGTTAAGCGGAGAAAGCCCCAAAAAGCCGCCGACGTGTGTTGTTGCTCTCGCTCTCTCATGGTGCTTGCCTGTCTG TCAGCCTGTCTCTCATATTACCTTACCTGAGGTTCCTTGCCATACCATCCCGTCATCCCGTTCGTCCATCTTTTCTTTCTGCGCCTGGCCCACGTTGGAGGTTTACACATCTCTCTGCATCTCTGGTCCGGCTGTCTCGACCTTTCGTACTTTCCTCCCTGGGCGGCCCGTTCTCGAAGCGCCATCGCTTCTTGTCATCTTGGTGTTTTCCCCCCTTCCCTTCCCTTTCCTGCCTCCCCACTCCCATTACTTGCTGAG GACGGTAGTCCACTCTTTCCATGTTGTTGCCATTCCCATTTCCCTTCTCCCGCTCCCATTCCCATCATTCCCAGTTGTTCTCTTCCTAATgccttttccctcttttAACCTTGGCTTGACCGTGAATGACCGCCCACCCCATCCCATCCTGTCCATTCCCATCCTTTTTACCATTCCCCCCATAATCCATTCACCCGCCCCGTCCGCGTCCTGTTCTTCTTTCCTTGCCGTGCTTGCCCACCCCGTCCAC GCCATCCACGTCTGCTCGGTGCCCCGTTTTTCTCGTCTTGCGCAGCAGCCAAATGTCGGCCCAAAAAATAATTGTTGTTCCCCCCAAAAACGTAGCCATCCCCATCTCCTCTTTCGACCTCCCATTCCCCTCCTCCTTTTTCCTCTTCGCAACTACCACGACGCTGCAAATTCGACTGCAGAATCGTCAAATCCATCAATCTCGACATCAATCACCATCGTCGACATCCTCAAAATAACACCGTTTTGTTCGGCTCACCAAGCTGCACTCTTTGACG GTGCCAATTGTCGTCAAAAAACACGCCTACCGATCATTGAGGTTATTCACGAGTTCCCACCTTTGCCAACTCCGCACGGCCACACCGCAGGTGACCACTGCTCAATCGGTGCAGCAGTCTCCTGCCTTAGCCAACCTAGTCCGTCTACCTTACATAATTCCGCGTCTGGCCCCAACCTACTTTCAGCCAATCCGGAGCTACGCAACCTCAAC CCCCACGGTATCAAACACTGCCTTGAACATTTTTCAACCTCAGTACCTTTTTTCCCGGTGCAGGTGTCTGTCGAATTAACCTTCGAAGACCTCTTTTCGGTGTGGTGTTACTTTGGTGGTGGAGGAGAGCCAGCTATGCGCGACAGCTCTTCACCTGCACTTTCATCACCACCTTCCGGCTCTATTTCAGACCCAGGCTCGCCACTAATCGGTCGGCCAAACAACAACGATATGGATATGGACGAGATCATAGTAGATCCCTCCCAACCTCGCTTCGGTGTCGCCGCAGGAGACCAGCCGCCTCAACCAGAAGTCCGCCTTACCGCTGCTGGCTTGCCACGAAAGAAGCCCGGTCGCAAACCTGGCTCTACCGTCAAGCCTAAGAATCCCGACGAGCCGCCCAAGGTGCGCCGACCTCGAAAGCCTCGCGATCCCAATGCGCCGCCCATTCAAAGGAAGAGAAAGTCGGCACCAGCTGCGGATGCCGATGCAGGCTCAGATTCCAAGTCCCTAGCCGCTGCAGCTGCATCTTCCTCCACACCTCCTCCCTCTCGACAGACCAAGATCACAGACCTCGTCGGCATCAGCTCGTCTTCCCGACCTGGTTCTGCTCAGCCCGAACACACAGCGCAAAAGGCACCTAAGCGAGAAGAGATGCCGCGTTCAATGCAAAGCATTCTGAATGCAGACCCCGAGCCCGAGCCGAAACCACAAAATACTGTTCTCCCCACGCGAACTAGCGGTCAGGGTTACGATCCTATCCGTGGAAGCTACGACCCGGTCAGAGGCATCTTTGGTAGTGCCTCATCTCCAAGACCCGCAACACAAACTGTCAACCGACCTAGCGCGTCTCCCTCTATCGCGAGCTTGGTAGATCCGCCCACGCAGAGTGTCACGTCGCCTTCTGCACAAAACTTCCGCATTGCCTCGACTGCTCAGTCACGAACTGAGAATGCATCTTTGCCAGCATCTCCGTCATACCCTGCCAGATCAATCCCTCAAGCGATTTCAAAGCCACCTGCACCCGAGCCGAAGAAGGCCCTCGCTCCCCCGCCAGTTCCAGCTATCAAGGCAGATGCGAAGCTGAAAGACGCCGCTTCGACTGCTGGTTCTGTCGCCAGCAAGAAACATTCACCAAAGCAAAAGCCACAAAAGTCTGGTGTCTCTTCACCGAAGCTGAATGCTTTGGACGACTCTCGGGATCTACTCGGAGATCGTTCAATTCTGGACTTCGGCAGAGCCGAGACTGGCAAGGAGTACAAGGCCCCGGATATTGTCCTGGACATTCCTATCAAGCCCGGTGACACGAATATCTACATCAACGTGATGCGTATGGCTGAGGAGAAGTATGGCTGGGATGCCCTGCACCCTCGCCTGGCGGAGAAGCGAGATCGCAAGGCCCGCATTGCTGCTGCCTCGGCTGCCTTGGAGAAAACGGCGTCAGGCCAGGAATCTGGCGACGAAATGTCCGAGGATTCAGACAAGGAAGCTAGTAACGTGGAGATGGGCGGTATGACGAGTGGTGCCGACCTTCCCGAGAagccgaagaagaagaagcgcaACTTCAAAGAAGATGAGTACGACAAGGATGACGACTTTGTCGACGATTCCGAGCTTCTGTGGGAGCAGCAGGCGGCCGCTAGCCGGGATGGCTTCTTTGTGTACTCTGGACCTTTGGTGCCAGAGGTTGAGAAGCCTGCGGATACAAG ACCTGACGGACTGCCCAAGCGTGGCCGTGGAAGTCGAGGCGGTCGTATTGGCGGTCGTGGCGGTACGACTCGAGGTGAGGGCGGCACTGGTCGTGGAGGCGGACCAGGCTCTCGAGGTGGTCGCGGATCCCGAGGCGGCTCTCTTACTCGCAAACCGCGTATCACCAAGTCTGAAAAGGAGCAGCTCGAGCGCGAAAAGGCGGATCGCCAGCGACAGGCTGAGCTGAGCGCCAAGTCTACAAACGGCTACTCACTTCAGCCGCAGACGCCCTCCTTTGCAGCTGGAATGGCAGGCGCGTAA